The following are encoded together in the Scomber japonicus isolate fScoJap1 chromosome 20, fScoJap1.pri, whole genome shotgun sequence genome:
- the LOC128380869 gene encoding gap junction gamma-1 protein-like — MSWSFLTRLLEEIHNHSTFVGKIWLTVLIVFRIVLTAVGGESIYYDEQSKFVCNTGQPGCENICYDAFAPLSHVRFWVFQIILVATPSLMYIGYAVHKIARADEQAESGGGSGVSRRKSKKHYLKGRRQNRGIEEPEDDQEKDPMIYEMAKVESDRSGAAKGDRGDGQTAVKVRHDGRQRIKEDGLMRIYVLQLLARSVLEVAFLCGQYVLYGFAVPSTYMCSTLPCPHSVDCFVSRPTEKTIFLLIMYTVSFLCLLVNIWEMLHLGIGTICEIVRSRRVQFSDDELYGLTKGLGVLNETVLSGEDYSSYPFSWNAPSAPPGYNIAIKPLLVSKGPHDHPLPITDLTNAKMACRQNHVNIAQEERQQYTNNEDNLCRAGMGDGPGGCHRDSHRDNRQPQNRLEADNQAHSQQQSHSNNHSRSNRDRKHRHASKHTLSKGDPDRGSSSTGSSCKYGEIKGSEWI; from the coding sequence ATGAGTTGGAGTTTCCTGACTCGCCTGCTGGAAGAAATCCACAACCATTCCACATTTGTTGGCAAGATCTGGCTCACCGTCCTCATTGTTTTCCGCATTGTGCTGACGGCTGTAGGAGGTGAGTCCATCTACTATGACGAGCAGAGCAAGTTTGTCTGCAACACAGGCCAGCCAGGCTGTGAGAACATCTGCTACGATGCCTTCGCTCCACTCTCGCACGTTCGCTTCTGGGTCTTTCAGATCATCCTGGTGGCCACACCTTCACTCATGTACATCGGCTACGCTGTCCACAAAATTGCTCGGGCAGACGAGCAGGCAGAGAGCGGAGGAGGGAGTGGCGTGTCCCGCAGAAAATCCAAGAAGCACTATCTTAAAGGAAGAAGGCAGAACAGGGGCATTGAAGAGCCTGAGGATGACCAAGAGAAAGACCCTATGATCTATGAAATGGCAAAGGTGGAGAGTGATCGCAGCGGAGCGGCTAAAGGAGACCGTGGTGACGGACAAACAGCAGTTAAAGTGCGCCATGATGGGCGACAGCGTATCAAAGAAGACGGCCTGATGCGCATTTATGTCCTTCAGCTCTTGGCGCGCTCCGTGCTGGAGGTGGCGTTCTTGTGCGGGCAGTATGTCCTGTATGGATTTGCGGTGCCCTCCACCTACATGTGCTCCACCCTGCCCTGCCCTCACAGTGTGGACTGCTTTGTGTCACGGCCCACTGAGAAAACTATCTTTCTCCTCATCATGTACACGGtctcctttctctgtctgttaGTCAATATTTGGGAGATGCTTCACCTGGGCATAGGTACCATCTGTGAGATCGTACGCTCCCGTCGGGTGCAGTTCTCTGACGACGAGTTGTACGGACTGACGAAAGGACTAGGCGTTCTTAACGAGACAGTACTGAGCGGAGAGGACTACAGCAGCTACCCTTTTTCATGGAATGCACCATCAGCTCCACCAGGGTACAACATCGCCATCAAGCCTCTTCTGGTATCTAAAGGGCCCCATGACCATCCGCTGCCCATTACCGATCTCACTAACGCCAAGATGGCATGCCGACAGAATCACGTGAACATCGCCCAAGAGGAGCGTCAGCAGTACACCAATAATGAAGACAACCTGTGCAGAGCAGGGATGGGAGACGGCCCCGGAGGCTGCCACAGAGACAGCCACAGAGACAACCGCCAGCCTCAGAACAGGCTAGAGGCCGACAACCAGGCCCACAGCcagcagcagagccacagtAACAACCACAGCAGGTCAAACCGTGACCGTAAACACCGGCACGCCTCCAAACACACCTTGAGCAAGGGTGACCCAgacagaggcagcagcagcaccggCAGCAGCTGCAAATATGGAGAGATAAAGGGCTCAGAGTGGATCTGA